One genomic segment of Chitinophaga parva includes these proteins:
- a CDS encoding DUF72 domain-containing protein: MKHPLFFCGTSNMVFAEPNKAAFPLAFQDKPRLTYYASRFNSLEVNSSFYKVPKPATVARWATEVPEHFRFTFKLWKGITHVRGSVHQQHDLLHFLRVIDEAGQKTGCLLIQFPASVGADHAPVLEQMLGTIVQAGNKYRIALEMRHTSWYTKRIYALADTYRAGIVLHDMPRSLFQETATAAPFVYLRFHGPAGDYKGGYTDAQLQQYATRIHTWMGEGKEVYVYFNNTIGDALQNAITLRSMVTGG; this comes from the coding sequence ATGAAGCATCCACTGTTTTTTTGTGGTACCAGCAATATGGTGTTTGCAGAGCCAAACAAGGCGGCGTTTCCCCTTGCTTTCCAGGACAAACCGAGGCTCACTTATTACGCTTCCCGCTTTAACAGCCTGGAGGTGAACAGTTCCTTTTACAAAGTACCCAAACCCGCTACAGTAGCCCGCTGGGCCACAGAAGTGCCGGAGCATTTCCGCTTCACATTCAAACTATGGAAAGGTATTACCCATGTACGCGGCAGCGTGCACCAGCAGCACGATCTGCTGCATTTCCTGCGGGTTATTGACGAAGCAGGCCAGAAGACCGGTTGCCTGCTCATCCAGTTTCCCGCGTCTGTCGGGGCCGATCATGCACCGGTATTGGAGCAAATGCTGGGCACCATTGTACAGGCAGGCAATAAGTACAGGATAGCCCTGGAAATGCGGCATACCAGCTGGTATACAAAGCGCATTTATGCACTTGCCGATACGTATCGTGCCGGCATCGTGCTTCATGATATGCCCAGGTCCCTTTTCCAGGAAACAGCCACCGCGGCACCCTTTGTCTACCTGCGCTTCCATGGTCCGGCGGGCGATTACAAGGGTGGTTATACCGATGCGCAGTTGCAGCAATATGCCACGCGCATCCACACATGGATGGGAGAAGGAAAAGAAGTGTATGTGTATTTTAACAATACCATTGGCGATGCATTGCAGAATGCCATCACCCTGCGCAGCATGGTTACAGGCGGCTGA
- a CDS encoding cytochrome ubiquinol oxidase subunit I encodes MNDFIAARSQMALSLGFHIVFSCIGMVMPFFMAVSHFIWLRTGNVMYKNVTRAWSKGVAIFFATGAVSGTVLSFELGLLWPEFMKHAGPIFGMPFSLEGTAFFIEAIALGFYLYGWDRFNKWFHWGTGVLVGVSGLVSGILVVAANAWMNSPAGFDYINGQYLNIHPIQAMFNDAWFSQALHMCIAAFAATGFAVAGVHALMILRGSHVQFHGKAFRIAAVFACVAALLQPLSGDISAKDVGRRQPAKLAAMEAHFKTEKRAPLIIGGIPDEKNKTVHFAIEIPGMLSFMAHDDFNAEVTGLDQIKPEDHPPVAVTHYAFQVMVGLGMLMLAISLLYFIAVWKKKQWLQKQWLLKLFVLATPAGFLAVEAGWTVTEVGRQPWIINGIMRTADAVTPMPGIVYSFYLFTAVYLSLAVIVTFMLYRQIRMVGKLYDLPAMPVPSSH; translated from the coding sequence ATGAATGATTTCATAGCCGCCCGCTCACAAATGGCCCTTTCCCTGGGTTTTCATATTGTGTTCTCCTGCATAGGCATGGTGATGCCTTTTTTTATGGCGGTATCGCACTTCATCTGGCTCCGCACGGGTAATGTGATGTATAAGAACGTGACCAGGGCCTGGAGTAAAGGCGTGGCCATTTTTTTTGCCACCGGCGCAGTATCCGGTACGGTGCTCTCTTTTGAACTGGGGCTGCTCTGGCCCGAATTTATGAAGCATGCAGGCCCTATTTTCGGGATGCCTTTTTCGCTGGAAGGCACGGCATTCTTTATCGAGGCCATCGCACTGGGGTTTTACCTGTATGGATGGGATCGTTTTAATAAATGGTTTCACTGGGGCACCGGCGTGTTGGTGGGGGTAAGCGGGCTGGTGTCCGGCATCCTGGTGGTGGCGGCCAATGCGTGGATGAACAGTCCCGCCGGTTTCGATTACATCAACGGGCAGTATCTCAATATCCATCCCATACAGGCCATGTTTAATGACGCATGGTTTTCGCAGGCGCTGCACATGTGTATTGCTGCTTTTGCAGCTACCGGTTTTGCAGTGGCAGGTGTGCATGCTCTCATGATCCTGCGGGGCAGTCACGTGCAGTTTCATGGCAAGGCATTCAGGATAGCGGCAGTATTTGCCTGCGTGGCCGCCCTGCTGCAGCCCCTGAGCGGGGATATCTCCGCAAAGGACGTAGGCCGCCGCCAGCCAGCCAAGCTGGCCGCTATGGAAGCGCATTTTAAAACTGAAAAGCGGGCGCCCCTGATCATTGGCGGCATCCCGGATGAAAAAAACAAAACCGTACACTTTGCCATTGAAATACCCGGTATGCTCAGCTTCATGGCGCATGACGATTTCAATGCGGAAGTAACGGGGCTGGACCAGATAAAACCGGAAGACCATCCGCCTGTAGCCGTTACCCATTATGCATTCCAGGTGATGGTAGGCCTGGGCATGCTGATGCTGGCTATTTCACTGTTGTATTTTATAGCTGTCTGGAAAAAGAAACAATGGCTGCAAAAACAATGGTTGCTCAAACTCTTTGTGCTGGCCACACCCGCGGGTTTCCTGGCGGTGGAGGCAGGATGGACGGTGACGGAAGTAGGACGGCAGCCCTGGATCATCAACGGCATTATGCGCACGGCCGATGCTGTGACGCCTATGCCGGGCATTGTTTACTCCTTTTACCTGTTTACCGCCGTGTATCTATCGCTGGCTGTAATTGTAACGTTCATGCTGTACCGGCAGATCCGCATGGTAGGCAAGTTATATGATCTGCCCGCAATGCCGGTCCCTTCTTCCCATTAA
- a CDS encoding cytochrome d ubiquinol oxidase subunit II produces MLYVVIIFLWTSILLYLLLGGADFGAGIIELFTSRDNQDRTRRTMYRAIGPIWEANHMWLIIAIVILFVGFPEIYTTMSIYLHIPLVIMLLGIVARGTAFSFRNYDAVVDDMQVIYNRIFMYASCVTPFFLGIIAGSAVAGRIDTHATNFLDAYVFSWLHWFSVAIGFFTVAICGFLASVYLIGETDNETDRQRFISKARTTNILAVIAGALVFVAAQVEHIPLMDWIFGNPVGITAIVLASLSLVLLWYLLFHGKTKILRVLAGFQVTMILLTTTYRHYPKIVLLKGGGYLSLLEHAGNEHTMAALGWALLLGSVFILPAVFYLIYSFQKKKASVAH; encoded by the coding sequence ATGTTATACGTGGTTATCATTTTCCTGTGGACGTCCATCCTGCTCTACCTTTTGCTGGGCGGGGCCGATTTTGGTGCAGGCATTATTGAACTATTCACTTCCCGGGATAACCAGGACCGTACGCGCAGGACCATGTACCGCGCTATTGGCCCTATCTGGGAGGCCAATCATATGTGGCTGATCATTGCCATCGTGATCTTATTTGTGGGCTTCCCCGAGATCTACACCACCATGTCCATCTACCTGCACATCCCGCTGGTCATTATGCTGCTGGGCATCGTTGCGCGGGGCACCGCGTTTTCATTCCGCAATTATGATGCGGTGGTAGATGACATGCAGGTCATTTATAACCGCATCTTTATGTACGCCAGTTGCGTAACGCCGTTCTTCCTGGGCATCATCGCGGGGAGCGCAGTGGCCGGGCGCATTGATACACATGCCACTAATTTTCTCGACGCCTATGTATTCAGCTGGCTGCACTGGTTTTCCGTAGCCATCGGTTTTTTTACGGTAGCCATCTGTGGCTTCCTGGCATCGGTGTACCTGATCGGGGAAACGGATAATGAAACAGACCGCCAGCGCTTTATTTCCAAAGCCCGCACTACCAACATCCTGGCGGTGATAGCCGGCGCGCTGGTATTCGTCGCGGCACAGGTGGAACACATTCCCCTCATGGACTGGATCTTTGGCAATCCTGTAGGCATTACGGCAATTGTGCTGGCCAGTCTTTCCCTGGTGCTGCTCTGGTACCTGCTTTTTCATGGTAAAACCAAGATCCTGCGCGTGCTGGCGGGCTTCCAGGTAACGATGATCTTGCTGACCACCACTTACCGCCACTATCCCAAGATCGTATTGCTGAAAGGCGGCGGTTATCTTTCATTGCTGGAGCATGCGGGTAATGAGCATACCATGGCTGCTTTGGGGTGGGCGCTGCTGCTGGGGAGCGTGTTTATTTTACCGGCCGTGTTTTACCTGATCTACAGCTTTCAGAAAAAGAAAGCGAGTGTGGCGCATTAA
- a CDS encoding S1C family serine protease, whose protein sequence is MDQYSQTIIQAVEKVRTAVVKIETYHTQDQRETLAGTGSGFIFSSDGYLATNSHVIHNASRIKVKLYDGSTFPAALIGEDPDTDLAILKISATDFTPAKLGNAEDLQIGQLVIAIGNPLGFQHTVTAGVVSALGRSLQSQTGQMMDSMIQTDASLNPGNSGGPLINADGEVIGVNTATIRGAQGLCFAISISTAKEVASQLIRFGKVRRAYLGLSMQQIDLVPKLRSMNELPNKQALFISAVATNSPAQKAGILSGDILYAFNNQPVETSDALFKMLTEDKIGQFQYVGILRDNYKREFRVTPVQKN, encoded by the coding sequence ATGGATCAATATTCCCAAACCATCATTCAAGCGGTGGAAAAGGTAAGGACAGCGGTGGTGAAAATAGAAACCTATCATACACAAGACCAGCGTGAAACCCTGGCCGGCACCGGCTCCGGCTTTATCTTTTCTTCCGACGGATACCTGGCTACCAACAGCCACGTGATCCACAATGCCAGCCGCATTAAGGTAAAACTCTACGATGGCAGCACTTTCCCGGCCGCCCTTATTGGTGAAGACCCGGACACAGACCTGGCCATCCTGAAGATCTCCGCCACTGATTTTACACCCGCAAAACTGGGTAATGCAGAAGACCTGCAGATTGGGCAGCTGGTGATCGCCATTGGCAACCCACTGGGCTTCCAGCACACTGTAACCGCCGGCGTAGTAAGCGCCCTGGGACGCAGCCTGCAAAGCCAGACGGGCCAGATGATGGACAGCATGATCCAGACAGACGCCTCGCTGAACCCCGGTAACTCCGGCGGCCCCCTGATCAACGCGGACGGGGAAGTGATTGGCGTGAACACCGCCACCATTCGCGGGGCACAAGGCCTTTGCTTTGCCATCAGCATCAGCACCGCTAAAGAAGTGGCCAGCCAGCTGATACGCTTTGGCAAGGTGAGGCGCGCCTACCTGGGCCTTTCCATGCAGCAGATAGACCTGGTGCCCAAACTACGCTCCATGAACGAACTGCCTAACAAACAGGCGCTCTTCATCTCCGCGGTGGCTACCAATAGCCCTGCTCAAAAGGCCGGCATCCTGAGCGGCGATATTCTTTACGCATTCAACAACCAGCCTGTGGAAACCTCCGACGCCCTTTTTAAAATGCTGACCGAAGACAAGATCGGGCAGTTCCAATATGTGGGCATCCTGCGCGATAACTACAAGCGGGAGTTCAGGGTAACGCCGGTGCAGAAGAATTAA
- a CDS encoding SDR family NAD(P)-dependent oxidoreductase, with product MSNQKVWFVTGASQGLGLALVKKLLEKGDAVAATSRSAEMLQSAIGSTSKDLLPLSTNLGSPESIKAAIAKTIETFGRIDVVVNNAGYGIGGALEEISENELLDSFGINVFATVHVIQAVMPQLRKQRSGHIINISSIAGFAPACGWGAYAGVKFAVMGLTQVLAEDVKEFGIKATVVAPGAFRTNFLTSSSLVIAENRIDDYTAVHDSHTRYASMDGQQAGDPDKAAAAFIALAENENPPVTLFLGQDAYDRAQLRIAGLQAEMEQWKALTVSTGY from the coding sequence ATGAGCAATCAAAAAGTATGGTTTGTAACCGGCGCCTCCCAGGGCCTGGGATTGGCGCTCGTAAAAAAGTTACTGGAAAAAGGCGATGCGGTGGCCGCCACTTCCCGCAGTGCCGAAATGCTGCAAAGCGCCATTGGCAGCACCAGCAAGGATTTACTGCCCCTGTCCACTAACCTGGGCAGCCCTGAAAGTATCAAAGCGGCCATTGCAAAAACAATTGAAACCTTTGGCCGGATAGACGTGGTAGTGAATAATGCCGGCTATGGTATAGGCGGCGCCCTGGAAGAGATCAGTGAGAACGAACTGCTGGACAGCTTTGGCATTAATGTGTTTGCCACGGTGCACGTGATCCAGGCCGTAATGCCGCAATTGCGCAAGCAGCGCTCGGGGCATATTATAAACATCTCCTCCATTGCAGGCTTTGCACCGGCCTGCGGCTGGGGCGCCTATGCAGGGGTAAAGTTTGCCGTAATGGGCCTCACCCAGGTGCTGGCAGAAGACGTCAAGGAATTTGGTATAAAAGCCACGGTGGTGGCGCCCGGTGCTTTCCGGACCAACTTCCTGACCAGCAGCTCCCTGGTGATCGCTGAAAACAGGATCGATGATTACACCGCTGTGCACGACTCACACACCCGCTATGCCAGCATGGATGGCCAGCAGGCAGGAGACCCGGACAAGGCCGCAGCAGCGTTCATTGCCCTTGCGGAAAATGAAAATCCGCCCGTGACACTGTTCCTCGGCCAGGATGCGTACGACCGTGCACAGTTGCGCATAGCAGGTTTGCAGGCGGAAATGGAGCAATGGAAAGCGCTTACGGTGAGCACCGGATATTAA
- a CDS encoding VOC family protein — protein sequence MAVVNVYLTFNGNCREAFEFYKSVFGGDFPYAGTFGEMPTQDGKPVPEADKNKIMHISLPISKETVLMGSDAGGEWAPHYKAGNNFSISVGAATKAEADQLFNGLSAGGQVTMPMADTFWGAYFGMFTDKFGINWMVNYDDPAKVQH from the coding sequence ATGGCAGTCGTAAATGTTTACCTGACTTTCAACGGCAATTGCCGGGAAGCTTTTGAATTCTATAAATCTGTATTTGGCGGCGACTTCCCCTACGCCGGTACTTTTGGCGAAATGCCCACTCAGGATGGCAAACCGGTGCCCGAAGCAGACAAGAACAAGATCATGCACATCAGCTTACCCATTAGCAAGGAAACCGTATTGATGGGCAGTGATGCGGGCGGTGAATGGGCGCCCCACTACAAAGCGGGCAATAACTTTTCTATCTCCGTTGGCGCTGCCACCAAGGCGGAAGCGGACCAGCTCTTTAACGGGCTATCCGCCGGCGGACAGGTTACCATGCCAATGGCAGATACCTTCTGGGGCGCATATTTCGGGATGTTTACTGACAAGTTTGGTATTAACTGGATGGTAAATTATGACGATCCGGCTAAAGTGCAACACTAG
- a CDS encoding helix-turn-helix domain-containing protein, translating into MNKAESLQQFYFRNFNTAPPLTPATIGHFNVFKVDDSCLHERKHYSRRDFYKISLLRGHYIFHYADKSLEVKGAALLFFNPHVPYTWEAVEELNSGYFTIFSQSFFSEKIRGGLGTLPMFATGGQPAYLLNAQQEQRVVDIFEKMLEENESDYAFKYDLLRNYVTEMTHFALKTQPLEQFYQHPDAKARITTVFMELLERQFPIESPAQRFQLRSARDFAAQLSVHVNHLNRAVKETTGKTTTDMIAERLVCEARSLLKHTDWNIAEIGYALGFEAPSHFNHFFKKQTSQAPSYFRHV; encoded by the coding sequence ATGAATAAAGCAGAATCCCTGCAACAGTTCTACTTCCGGAACTTTAACACTGCGCCGCCGCTTACGCCCGCTACTATCGGTCATTTCAACGTGTTTAAGGTAGATGATTCCTGCCTGCATGAGCGGAAGCATTATTCCCGGCGGGATTTTTATAAGATCAGTCTTCTGCGCGGCCACTATATTTTTCATTATGCGGATAAAAGCCTGGAGGTAAAGGGCGCCGCCCTGTTGTTTTTCAACCCTCATGTGCCCTACACCTGGGAGGCTGTGGAAGAATTGAACAGTGGGTATTTCACCATTTTCAGCCAGTCGTTCTTTTCGGAAAAGATCCGCGGCGGGCTGGGTACCTTGCCTATGTTCGCCACCGGCGGCCAGCCTGCTTACCTGCTCAATGCACAACAGGAGCAGCGGGTGGTGGATATTTTTGAAAAAATGCTGGAAGAAAATGAAAGTGACTATGCGTTTAAATACGACCTGCTCCGCAACTATGTTACGGAGATGACGCACTTTGCCCTCAAGACCCAGCCCCTGGAGCAGTTTTACCAGCACCCGGATGCCAAAGCCCGCATTACCACGGTATTTATGGAATTGCTGGAAAGGCAGTTCCCGATCGAATCGCCTGCACAGCGCTTCCAGCTGCGCTCCGCCCGCGATTTTGCGGCGCAATTATCTGTGCATGTGAACCACCTGAACCGCGCCGTGAAAGAAACTACCGGCAAAACCACTACCGATATGATCGCGGAACGGCTGGTCTGCGAAGCCAGGTCGTTGCTGAAGCACACGGACTGGAATATCGCGGAGATAGGCTATGCGCTGGGCTTTGAAGCGCCGTCCCACTTCAACCACTTCTTCAAAAAGCAAACCAGCCAGGCGCCGTCTTATTTCAGGCATGTTTGA
- a CDS encoding SDR family oxidoreductase has translation MSTKKVWFVTGASQGLGLTLVQELLKAGYRVAATSRKAAALREAVPASEHFLPLEVDLTNEESVKQAIRETVSHFGSMDVVVNNAGYGQLGAVEELTDEEVRRSFDVNVFGLLHVLRHAMPHLRARQSGHIFNIASVAGYSGNFPGWSTYIATKFAVVGLSEALAEEAAPFGIRVSVVMPGYFRTNFLASGSLAQPAHALDVYANVRESSAAHTEQINGNQPGDPVKAAAVLMAQAEAPKQVVHLFLGEDAYARAATQMKTVTTDMAEVATMATATAF, from the coding sequence ATGAGCACAAAGAAAGTATGGTTTGTAACCGGCGCATCGCAAGGTTTAGGTTTAACGCTGGTACAGGAATTATTGAAAGCAGGTTACCGGGTAGCTGCTACCTCCCGCAAGGCAGCAGCATTGCGGGAAGCGGTACCGGCATCGGAGCATTTCCTTCCGCTGGAAGTAGATCTTACCAATGAAGAAAGCGTGAAGCAGGCCATCAGGGAAACAGTTTCACATTTTGGCAGTATGGACGTGGTGGTGAATAACGCAGGATATGGCCAGCTAGGCGCCGTGGAGGAACTTACCGATGAAGAAGTGCGCCGCAGTTTTGATGTGAACGTATTTGGGCTGCTGCATGTGCTGCGCCATGCAATGCCTCACCTGCGTGCACGGCAATCCGGTCACATCTTCAATATTGCATCCGTGGCTGGATACTCGGGTAACTTCCCGGGTTGGAGCACTTACATCGCTACCAAGTTTGCAGTGGTAGGATTGTCTGAAGCGCTGGCGGAAGAAGCGGCGCCTTTTGGTATCCGGGTGAGCGTAGTGATGCCGGGTTATTTCCGCACTAATTTTCTGGCGTCCGGTTCCCTGGCCCAACCAGCCCATGCTCTGGATGTTTACGCAAATGTGAGGGAAAGTTCCGCAGCACACACAGAACAGATCAATGGCAACCAGCCCGGAGATCCCGTGAAAGCCGCCGCGGTATTGATGGCGCAGGCAGAAGCACCTAAACAGGTAGTGCACCTTTTCCTGGGTGAGGATGCTTATGCGCGTGCGGCAACACAAATGAAAACGGTAACAACAGATATGGCGGAAGTAGCCACAATGGCCACCGCCACGGCATTTTAA
- a CDS encoding glycosyltransferase family 87 protein yields the protein MMLKNRFSLAWLGAQEWLVLLLWFGLSLIVVLKEISIHNINDYLVYKHVFIHVREHQNLYLHYPEYFDVNNYGPFFSLIIAPFTFLPDNIACVVWVLLNCAFLLYAVRQLPLTRLQQNIILLLSSHELMGASSYLQFNTAVAACIILSFSLILKGRDFWAAFFIMIGAFVKIYGIVGCAFFFFSRHRLKFIAGLLFWAVTFFVLPMIIASPAFIVQCYKDWFNALRVKTAQNDQFEQGIVLQNISAMGLIRRVFHLKAFNDLLVFMPGVILFCSQYIWLKYKDDRRYQFYILCSVLLFTVLFSSSSESPTYIIAFPALCIWYVLQYPGKVNNIFFIIAFLLAQFAQSDVFTPWFRTHIAVPYAIKALPSLVMWCVIVWQVHARQFLKLAPVTA from the coding sequence ATGATGTTGAAAAATCGATTTTCACTCGCCTGGCTGGGCGCGCAGGAGTGGCTGGTGCTCTTGCTCTGGTTCGGACTGAGTCTCATAGTGGTGCTCAAGGAGATCTCCATTCATAACATTAATGACTACCTCGTGTACAAGCACGTGTTCATCCACGTGCGTGAGCACCAGAACCTTTACCTTCACTATCCCGAGTATTTCGATGTAAACAACTACGGGCCTTTCTTCAGCCTGATCATCGCGCCCTTTACCTTCCTGCCGGATAACATTGCCTGCGTAGTGTGGGTGCTGCTGAATTGTGCATTTCTCCTGTACGCGGTGCGTCAATTGCCGCTGACCCGCCTGCAGCAAAATATCATCCTGTTATTGTCCAGTCATGAGCTCATGGGCGCCAGCAGCTACCTGCAGTTCAATACGGCGGTGGCGGCCTGCATTATCCTGAGTTTTTCCCTCATCCTGAAAGGAAGGGATTTCTGGGCGGCCTTCTTTATTATGATCGGCGCATTTGTGAAGATCTACGGTATTGTGGGCTGTGCATTTTTCTTTTTTAGCCGGCACCGGTTGAAGTTCATCGCAGGGCTGTTGTTTTGGGCGGTTACGTTTTTTGTATTGCCCATGATCATTGCGTCGCCGGCTTTCATTGTACAGTGTTATAAGGACTGGTTTAACGCGCTGCGTGTAAAAACGGCGCAGAATGACCAATTTGAGCAGGGCATTGTATTGCAGAACATATCCGCCATGGGCCTTATCCGGCGCGTGTTTCACCTGAAGGCGTTTAATGACCTGCTGGTGTTTATGCCGGGTGTTATCCTGTTTTGCTCACAATACATCTGGCTGAAGTACAAAGACGACAGGCGTTACCAGTTTTATATCCTGTGCTCAGTGCTGTTGTTCACTGTATTGTTTAGCAGCAGTTCGGAGTCGCCTACTTATATCATTGCATTCCCGGCGTTGTGTATCTGGTATGTATTGCAATACCCGGGCAAAGTGAATAACATCTTTTTTATCATTGCCTTTTTGCTGGCACAGTTTGCACAATCCGATGTGTTTACACCCTGGTTCCGTACCCACATTGCCGTGCCTTATGCCATCAAAGCGTTACCCAGCCTGGTGATGTGGTGCGTGATCGTATGGCAGGTACATGCCCGCCAGTTCCTGAAACTAGCGCCCGTTACCGCCTGA
- a CDS encoding MgtC/SapB family protein, with amino-acid sequence MNTWLSEDVTRMLIAMVVGAVIGTEREYRSKSAGLRTTILVCMGACLFTLLSIRIGTGSPDRIASNIVTGIGFLGAGVIFKDDNKVTGITTATTIWMVAALGMAIGAGHFTAALVGTLVVLFVLVLLVYMQNVIEQFNQLRNYKIVTEYQQETLERYELLFREYKLRAVRGRQSKKEGQITGNWIVQGAKINHERLVQRLLQDKDILEFDF; translated from the coding sequence ATGAATACATGGCTCTCAGAAGACGTGACCCGCATGCTCATTGCCATGGTCGTTGGGGCAGTGATCGGCACGGAGCGGGAGTACCGCAGCAAATCCGCCGGTTTGCGTACCACTATCCTGGTGTGTATGGGTGCCTGTTTGTTTACCCTGCTTTCTATCCGCATTGGCACTGGAAGCCCGGATCGTATTGCTTCCAATATCGTGACCGGCATTGGATTCCTGGGTGCGGGCGTCATTTTCAAAGATGACAACAAGGTGACGGGCATTACCACGGCTACTACTATCTGGATGGTGGCAGCCCTGGGTATGGCCATTGGGGCAGGGCATTTCACCGCGGCGCTGGTAGGTACACTGGTGGTGCTGTTTGTGCTGGTACTACTGGTGTATATGCAGAACGTTATTGAGCAGTTTAACCAGCTGCGTAACTATAAGATCGTAACAGAATACCAGCAGGAAACCCTGGAGCGCTACGAGTTATTGTTCAGGGAATACAAACTGCGGGCGGTGAGGGGCCGGCAAAGCAAGAAGGAAGGACAGATCACGGGCAACTGGATCGTGCAGGGTGCCAAGATCAACCACGAGCGCCTGGTGCAGCGCCTGTTGCAGGACAAAGACATCCTGGAGTTTGATTTTTAA
- a CDS encoding DUF2252 domain-containing protein has protein sequence MPNVYERIQAFNKNREPQLAALKYKLLSLDPFRFFRGTDHLFYEDLAVGQNWEDKSRIWISGDLHLENFGSYKGDNRVVYFDINDFDEALMAPPTWEVVRLLTSIYVGGQSVNYDVQTAGALCKIYLDAYLQVLNSGKPLVIEKETADGLLAFFLDQVRQRKTRDLVRSRTVQRRDGLQLLIDDQKVKALPGERRQQLLSFFKNWFVQAPGMEKFQVEDVAYRIAGTGSVGLQRYVLLVQEPATGKYRLLDVKEATPSSVLPYVKLAQPPWPSEAARVINLQKRLQHVSPAMLHAVHMEQKDFVLKELQPSADRMDLLLCKGKLNKLSRILETMAHVTASGQLRCTGRQGSDIADDMINFAQQADNWKTAVLDYAARYAQQVHADYEAYCKAYKG, from the coding sequence ATGCCCAACGTTTATGAACGCATACAGGCTTTTAATAAGAACAGGGAGCCACAACTGGCAGCGCTGAAATATAAGTTACTCAGCCTGGACCCTTTCCGTTTTTTCCGGGGTACGGATCATTTGTTTTATGAAGACCTGGCCGTTGGCCAAAACTGGGAAGACAAGTCCCGCATCTGGATCAGCGGGGACCTGCACCTGGAAAATTTCGGCAGCTATAAGGGCGATAACCGCGTGGTGTATTTCGATATCAATGATTTTGATGAAGCCCTGATGGCGCCACCCACCTGGGAGGTGGTGCGCCTGCTCACCAGTATTTACGTGGGCGGCCAGTCTGTCAATTATGATGTACAAACGGCCGGTGCACTTTGCAAGATCTACCTGGATGCATACCTGCAGGTGCTGAACAGTGGGAAGCCCCTGGTCATTGAAAAGGAAACCGCAGACGGCCTGCTGGCATTCTTCCTGGACCAGGTGCGGCAACGCAAAACCCGCGACCTGGTACGGTCCCGCACCGTGCAAAGGCGGGACGGGCTGCAACTGCTGATCGATGACCAGAAAGTAAAAGCATTACCGGGCGAGCGGAGGCAACAGCTGCTTTCTTTCTTCAAAAATTGGTTTGTTCAGGCTCCGGGCATGGAAAAGTTCCAGGTGGAAGACGTTGCTTACCGTATAGCCGGTACCGGTAGCGTGGGCCTGCAGCGCTATGTACTACTGGTGCAGGAGCCGGCCACGGGCAAATACCGCCTGCTGGATGTGAAGGAAGCTACGCCTTCATCCGTGCTGCCTTACGTAAAACTGGCGCAGCCTCCGTGGCCATCCGAGGCCGCCCGCGTGATTAACCTGCAAAAACGCCTGCAGCATGTGTCGCCTGCCATGTTGCATGCTGTGCACATGGAGCAGAAGGATTTTGTGCTGAAAGAGTTACAGCCCTCGGCGGACCGTATGGACCTGTTGTTGTGCAAAGGCAAGCTGAATAAACTAAGCCGCATCCTGGAGACCATGGCGCACGTCACGGCTTCCGGGCAATTACGCTGCACCGGCAGGCAGGGCTCGGATATTGCCGACGACATGATTAACTTTGCGCAACAGGCAGACAACTGGAAAACGGCGGTGCTGGACTATGCCGCCCGTTATGCACAACAGGTGCACGCCGATTACGAAGCTTATTGTAAAGCCTATAAAGGATAA
- a CDS encoding YhcH/YjgK/YiaL family protein, producing the protein MILDTLANAQRYYGLGPKFVKAFEYLLQTDFSQVEKGRYTIDGDDIFAIVNEYDTIDIAGEQMESHRRYIDVQYVASGVERVGHDFMGDKTPSQAYDAEKDFMLFAEAPAFFTVLGAGQFAVFFPTDLHMPNLSVDDAVKVKKVVVKVGV; encoded by the coding sequence ATGATACTGGATACATTAGCCAACGCGCAACGCTACTACGGCCTGGGACCTAAATTTGTAAAGGCGTTTGAATACCTGCTACAAACGGATTTTAGCCAGGTGGAGAAGGGAAGATACACGATTGACGGAGATGATATTTTTGCCATCGTTAATGAGTATGACACCATTGATATAGCAGGAGAGCAGATGGAGTCTCACCGCAGGTATATTGATGTACAATACGTGGCTAGCGGCGTGGAGCGCGTAGGGCATGATTTTATGGGGGATAAAACACCTTCCCAGGCATATGATGCGGAGAAGGATTTTATGCTGTTTGCGGAGGCGCCGGCTTTCTTTACAGTGCTGGGAGCGGGGCAGTTTGCGGTCTTTTTTCCTACGGATCTGCATATGCCAAATTTGAGCGTAGATGACGCAGTGAAAGTGAAGAAAGTGGTGGTGAAAGTGGGCGTGTAA